The Kosakonia sacchari SP1 genome includes a window with the following:
- a CDS encoding beta-N-acetylhexosaminidase yields MLRYSLLTAGLLLGSSAFAAPTGDLPLMPWPAKVERPATQGSLVLTDTLSVSVSGDDLGDAVTRLRQRIARQTGWTLQPQAEKPQHPTITITIAKKVAPLPKLGSDEHYTLTSDANGVQIAANTRFGALRAMETLLQLIQNGTENTTLPWVTIDDAPRFPWRGLLLDSARHFMPVEDIKRQIDGMAAAKLNVLHWHLTDDQGWRFSSKRYPKLTQLASDGLFYSEEQMRDVVRYATTRGIRVVPEIDMPGHASAIAVAYPELMSAPGPYQMERHWGVLKPVLDPTKAATYAFAEAMVSELAAIFPDAYLHIGGDEVDDTQWKNNPAIQQFMRDNKLTDSHALQAYFNRKLEAILEKHQRQMVGWDEIFHPDLPKSIVIQSWQGQDALGEVAKQGYKGILSTGFYLDQPQYTAYHYRNEIVPQGLNGVDVIADNDSAQSWSFSMPRLKGSPVEGTFTLVKGESGWRGFIDFKGKSRRAVQHIDWRSDRQVSFVVDTWMGETRPVITLTDDKLGGYFLLGNARYPVTGARLNEVPKGVEPAVPDASQQANLLGGEAALWAENVVAPVLDIKLWPRAFAVAERLWSAQDVNDTDNMYSRLQAMDSWSTVSVGLQQHSQQLAQFMRLANSADTLPLQILAQSVEPAHYYTRQHLKFQASNYHQFEPLNRFADALAPESSTVRQMNQWVDRLVSDAEDNTSAVALRHLFSRWQGNTSDALALSDSNYQLKAMRPVILQVDKLATIGLRLTDLVARQGTLDDGEIASIQRELDNAAQIQDEVVIAAVYPLEKLLRATRNR; encoded by the coding sequence ATGTTGCGTTACAGCCTGTTAACTGCCGGGTTGCTGCTCGGTTCTTCCGCTTTTGCTGCGCCCACAGGCGACTTGCCACTGATGCCGTGGCCGGCCAAGGTTGAACGTCCGGCAACACAGGGCTCGCTGGTTCTGACGGACACGCTCTCTGTCAGCGTCAGCGGCGACGATCTGGGCGACGCCGTTACGCGATTGCGCCAGCGCATCGCCCGGCAAACCGGCTGGACGCTACAACCGCAGGCCGAAAAACCGCAACATCCCACAATTACCATCACCATTGCCAAAAAAGTGGCACCGCTGCCGAAGCTGGGTAGCGATGAGCACTACACGCTGACCAGTGATGCGAATGGCGTGCAGATCGCCGCCAATACCCGCTTTGGCGCGCTGCGTGCCATGGAAACGTTGCTCCAGCTGATACAAAACGGCACGGAAAATACCACCTTGCCGTGGGTGACCATTGACGATGCGCCGCGCTTCCCGTGGCGTGGTTTGCTGCTCGATTCTGCCCGTCATTTTATGCCGGTCGAGGATATCAAACGGCAGATCGACGGCATGGCGGCGGCGAAACTGAACGTGCTGCACTGGCATTTAACCGACGACCAGGGCTGGCGTTTTAGCTCGAAGCGCTACCCCAAACTGACGCAGCTTGCCAGCGATGGTCTCTTTTACAGCGAAGAACAAATGCGCGATGTGGTGCGCTACGCCACAACGCGCGGCATCCGCGTGGTGCCGGAAATCGACATGCCAGGCCACGCGTCGGCGATTGCCGTCGCCTACCCGGAACTGATGAGTGCGCCGGGGCCGTATCAGATGGAGCGCCACTGGGGTGTGCTGAAACCGGTGCTTGATCCGACAAAAGCGGCGACTTACGCCTTTGCGGAGGCGATGGTCAGCGAACTGGCGGCGATCTTCCCGGATGCGTATCTGCATATCGGCGGCGATGAGGTGGACGATACGCAGTGGAAAAACAACCCGGCTATCCAGCAATTTATGCGCGACAACAAACTTACCGACAGCCATGCGTTGCAAGCCTATTTCAACCGCAAACTGGAGGCGATCCTCGAAAAACATCAGCGCCAGATGGTGGGCTGGGATGAGATCTTCCACCCGGATCTGCCCAAAAGCATTGTTATCCAGTCCTGGCAGGGACAGGACGCGCTGGGCGAGGTGGCAAAGCAGGGTTACAAAGGCATTCTCTCTACCGGTTTTTACCTCGATCAGCCGCAGTACACCGCCTATCACTACCGCAATGAGATTGTGCCGCAGGGCTTAAATGGTGTGGATGTGATTGCCGATAACGACAGTGCGCAAAGCTGGTCGTTTTCGATGCCGCGCCTGAAAGGCAGCCCGGTGGAAGGGACGTTTACGCTGGTGAAAGGCGAAAGTGGATGGCGCGGATTTATTGATTTCAAAGGCAAATCCCGCCGCGCCGTGCAGCATATCGACTGGCGCAGCGATCGCCAGGTGAGTTTTGTCGTCGATACATGGATGGGCGAAACCCGCCCGGTTATCACCCTCACCGACGATAAACTTGGCGGTTACTTCTTGCTGGGCAACGCGCGCTATCCAGTCACCGGCGCGAGGCTAAACGAAGTGCCGAAAGGGGTTGAGCCCGCCGTACCGGACGCCAGCCAGCAGGCGAATTTGCTCGGTGGCGAAGCCGCGTTGTGGGCGGAAAATGTGGTCGCGCCGGTGCTGGATATCAAACTGTGGCCGCGCGCGTTTGCCGTGGCGGAACGTTTATGGTCGGCGCAGGATGTGAATGACACCGACAACATGTACAGCCGTTTGCAGGCGATGGACAGCTGGTCGACGGTATCAGTCGGCCTGCAACAACATAGCCAGCAACTGGCGCAGTTCATGCGCCTTGCGAACAGCGCCGATACATTGCCGCTGCAAATCCTCGCCCAGTCTGTCGAACCGGCGCATTACTACACGCGCCAGCATCTGAAATTCCAGGCCAGTAACTATCATCAGTTCGAGCCGCTGAACCGCTTTGCCGATGCGCTGGCACCGGAGAGCAGTACCGTTCGCCAGATGAACCAGTGGGTCGACAGACTGGTGAGCGATGCGGAAGACAACACCAGCGCGGTGGCGCTGCGCCACCTCTTTAGCCGCTGGCAGGGTAACACCAGCGACGCGCTGGCGCTCAGCGACAGCAATTATCAGCTAAAAGCGATGCGTCCGGTGATTTTGCAGGTGGATAAGCTCGCCACTATTGGGCTGCGGCTGACGGATTTGGTAGCGCGTCAGGGGACGCTGGACGATGGCGAGATAGCGTCTATTCAGCGCGAGCTGGATAACGCGGCGCAAATTCAGGACGAAGTGGTGATAGCGGCGGTCTATCCGTTGGAAAAACTGTTGCGCGCCACGCGCAACCGGTGA